From a single Lolium rigidum isolate FL_2022 chromosome 7, APGP_CSIRO_Lrig_0.1, whole genome shotgun sequence genomic region:
- the LOC124671346 gene encoding NAC domain-containing protein 21/22-like: MSSSMSMVEARLPPGFRFHPRDQELVLDYLCPKLSGRRSGGGVDMVDVDLNKCEPWELPDAACVGGKEWYFFSLHDRKYATGQRTNRATRSGYWKATGKDRVITGAGGAVVGMRKTLVFYRGRAPRGTKEEWVMHEFRAEEGCPAVRRRLADADHGWLPSPLREDWVLCRVFYKSTAAAPRPASDESSGSLSSDLGVAPALQAPINAAVGYGQQDSTGPLPGAHHWPAAPLPLQSFRDLLGDMVQGSGGDPQTDWGVDDSGYTLQGGMSQSWNAF; the protein is encoded by the exons ATGAGCAGCTCGATGAGCATGGTGGAGGCGAGGCTGCCGCCGGGGTTCCGGTTCCACCCGAGGGACCAGGAGCTCGTGCTGGACTACCTGTGCCCCAAGCTCTCCGGCAGGCGCAGCGGCGGTGGCGTGGACATGGTGGACGTCGACCTCAACAAGTGCGAGCCGTGGGAGCTTCCAG ACGCGGCGTGCGTGGGCGGCAAGGAGTGGTACTTCTTCAGCCTGCACGACCGCAAGTACGCGACGGGGCAGCGCACCAACCGCGCCACGCGCTCCGGCTACTGGAAGGCCACCGGCAAGGACCGCGTCAtcaccggcgccggcggcgcggtcGTCGGCATGCGCAAGACGCTCGTCTTCTACCGAGGGAGAGCCCCCAGGGGAACCAAGGAGGAGTGGGTCATGCACGAGTTCCGCGCCGAGGAGGGCTGCCCGGCGGTTCGTCGGCGGCTCGCCGACGCCGACCACGGCTGGTTGCCGTCTCCTCTTAGG GAGGACTGGGTGCTGTGCAGGGTGTTCTACAAAAGCACGGCCGCCGCTCCAAGACCGGCCTCCGACGAGTCATCAGGTTCGCTCAGCAGCGACCTCGGCGTGGCACCGGCGCTGCAGGCCCCTATCAATGCCGCTGTTGGCTACGGGCAGCAAGACTCCACCGGTCCCCTACCGGGAGCGCACCATtggcccgccgcgccattgccgcTCCAGAGCTTCAGGGACCTGCTAGGCGACATGGTGCAAGGCAGCGGCGGTGACCCTCAGACGGACTGGGGCGTCGACGACTCCGGCTACACGCTGCAGGGTGGCATGTCGCAGAGTTGGAACGCGTTCTGA